One region of Intestinimonas massiliensis (ex Afouda et al. 2020) genomic DNA includes:
- a CDS encoding B12-binding domain-containing radical SAM protein, protein MRVLLVRPRRLNAMTVFGAVDCEPLELEYLSAACKAMGAQPVLYDGILEHRPFSRVVREVRPDWVGLTGYLTQEREMAEYVRLARMAAPGCRVVVGGVHAQLNWDRLRWEGVDFILRGESTAAFQALLSGADPAGIPGLCWRTGEGWSETPYIPCDIDELPLPDRSGWAAGAKWFRYLDYPRVSTLKTAVACPYTCDFCYGRNLHGGRYQARRLDLVLDELEAIPGEPVFIVDSDFLLEEVRTEAFLRGLEERGIRKQFICYARADFIAAHPELTARLCRAGFRCFLVGIEGVRDDRLEGWNKGTSRAVNEACVTILHANGADCAALLLADPAFEKADFQALARWVAEHPVRYASVQILTPIPPTPFYRRKEGELTSRDLRQWDLTHLVLPPEHMSRRAFLARYRLLLARLTLCTWRRGAFRFVTPAYLGRVLVRWWRRRGALR, encoded by the coding sequence ATGCGGGTGCTGCTGGTGCGGCCCAGAAGGCTCAACGCCATGACGGTATTTGGCGCGGTGGACTGTGAGCCGCTGGAGCTGGAATATCTGTCGGCGGCCTGCAAGGCCATGGGGGCGCAGCCGGTTCTCTATGACGGAATCCTGGAGCACCGCCCGTTCTCCCGGGTGGTAAGAGAGGTGCGGCCGGACTGGGTGGGGTTGACTGGCTATCTGACGCAGGAGCGGGAGATGGCGGAATATGTCCGACTGGCCAGGATGGCGGCCCCGGGCTGCCGGGTGGTGGTGGGCGGAGTGCATGCCCAGCTCAACTGGGACAGACTGCGCTGGGAGGGGGTGGATTTCATCCTGCGGGGTGAGTCCACTGCGGCCTTTCAGGCGCTGCTGTCCGGGGCCGACCCGGCGGGGATACCCGGCCTGTGCTGGAGAACGGGCGAGGGGTGGAGCGAGACGCCCTATATCCCCTGCGACATTGACGAGCTGCCCCTGCCCGACCGGAGCGGCTGGGCGGCGGGGGCGAAGTGGTTCCGCTATCTGGACTATCCGCGGGTGTCCACCTTAAAGACCGCCGTAGCCTGTCCCTATACCTGCGACTTCTGCTATGGCCGAAACCTCCACGGCGGACGGTATCAAGCCCGGCGGCTGGATCTGGTGCTGGATGAACTGGAGGCGATACCGGGAGAGCCTGTCTTTATCGTGGATTCGGACTTCCTGCTGGAGGAGGTGCGGACGGAGGCCTTCCTGCGGGGCCTGGAGGAGCGGGGCATCCGCAAACAGTTCATCTGTTACGCCCGGGCGGACTTCATCGCCGCCCACCCAGAGCTGACGGCCCGGCTGTGCCGGGCGGGCTTCCGATGTTTCCTGGTGGGCATCGAAGGGGTGCGGGACGACCGGCTGGAGGGCTGGAACAAGGGGACCAGCCGGGCGGTAAACGAAGCCTGCGTGACCATCCTCCACGCCAACGGGGCCGACTGCGCCGCTCTGCTGCTGGCCGACCCTGCGTTTGAGAAGGCGGACTTTCAGGCCCTGGCCCGCTGGGTGGCGGAGCATCCGGTTCGGTATGCCTCCGTTCAGATCCTCACCCCGATTCCGCCCACCCCCTTTTACCGGCGAAAGGAAGGGGAACTCACCAGCCGGGACCTGCGGCAGTGGGACCTGACCCACCTGGTGCTGCCTCCGGAACACATGAGCCGGAGGGCCTTTTTGGCCCGGTACCGGCTGCTGCTGGCGCGTCTGACTCTGTGTACCTGGCGGCGGGGGGCGTTCCGGTTCGTCACCCCTGCGTATTTGGGTCGGGTGCTGGTCCGCTGGTGGCGGAGACGGGGCGCTCTGCGGTAA
- a CDS encoding C40 family peptidase: MIMPGKLLRTCLLTVALTALCTIGASAACLGAGTVTADALRLRDTPATDGAILATAPSNAKLVVLEEAGDGWYKVSYNAVEGYMAGEYLTVSTSMDAALGYGKVNSDVSSLNIRSGAGTGCSVLNSVSGGTVLELTGVQDGWYKVVHGGTSGYVSSDYITLTSETPAATVAASSVGEEIAAYAQNFLGTPYVYGGSSTSGFDCSGFTKYVYGQFGYTLNRTATDQLSNGVSVSKDELQPGDLVFFKYRTSKPVSHVGIYIGSGQFVHASTNSYAVQIDDLSSGHYANVYVYGRRVV, translated from the coding sequence ATGATAATGCCCGGCAAGCTGCTGCGCACCTGCCTGCTCACCGTCGCCCTTACCGCTCTATGTACCATCGGCGCGTCCGCCGCCTGTCTGGGCGCCGGCACCGTCACTGCCGACGCCCTCCGCCTGCGGGACACCCCCGCCACCGACGGCGCCATCCTGGCCACCGCCCCCAGCAACGCCAAGCTGGTAGTGCTGGAAGAGGCCGGCGATGGCTGGTACAAGGTCAGCTACAACGCCGTGGAGGGCTATATGGCCGGTGAATATCTGACCGTCTCCACCTCCATGGATGCCGCGCTGGGCTATGGCAAGGTCAACAGCGATGTATCCTCCCTCAACATCCGCTCCGGCGCCGGCACCGGCTGCAGCGTACTGAACAGCGTCTCCGGCGGCACGGTGCTGGAGCTCACCGGCGTACAGGACGGCTGGTATAAGGTAGTCCACGGCGGCACCAGCGGCTACGTCAGCAGCGATTACATAACCCTCACCTCCGAGACTCCCGCCGCCACCGTAGCCGCCTCCTCGGTGGGCGAGGAAATTGCCGCCTACGCCCAGAACTTCCTGGGAACTCCTTACGTGTACGGCGGCAGCAGCACCAGCGGCTTTGACTGTTCCGGCTTCACCAAGTATGTCTATGGCCAGTTCGGCTATACCCTTAACCGCACCGCCACCGACCAGCTCTCCAACGGCGTGTCCGTCAGCAAGGATGAGCTGCAGCCCGGCGATCTGGTGTTCTTCAAATACCGCACCAGCAAGCCGGTCTCCCATGTGGGCATCTACATCGGCAGCGGCCAGTTCGTCCATGCCTCTACCAACAGCTACGCCGTTCAGATCGACGACCTGTCCTCCGGCCACTACGCCAACGTCTACGTCTACGGCCGTCGGGTGGTCTGA
- a CDS encoding metal-dependent transcriptional regulator gives MEHLTIAMEHYLETVYDLCGEGGCRLSDVAARLEVSKASANNAMNVLASRGLVESEKYREIRLTEQGLRLAELLSHKHTILQRLLTQVMGVDPEQAYEDACAIEHVISADSVAHIQDFLRRYPPRSDQT, from the coding sequence ATGGAACATCTGACCATCGCCATGGAGCACTATCTGGAGACTGTTTATGATCTGTGCGGCGAGGGCGGCTGCCGGCTCAGCGATGTGGCCGCCCGGCTGGAGGTCTCCAAGGCCAGCGCCAACAACGCCATGAATGTGCTGGCCTCCCGGGGGCTGGTGGAAAGTGAAAAATACCGGGAAATCCGGCTGACGGAGCAGGGGCTCCGTCTGGCTGAGCTGCTCTCCCACAAGCACACCATTCTGCAGCGCCTACTGACCCAGGTGATGGGGGTGGACCCGGAGCAGGCCTATGAAGACGCCTGCGCCATCGAGCACGTCATCAGCGCCGACTCGGTCGCCCACATCCAGGACTTTCTGCGCCGCTACCCCCCGCGCTCCGACCAAACCTGA